One stretch of Nocardia mangyaensis DNA includes these proteins:
- a CDS encoding polynucleotide kinase-phosphatase — MNLDIPELSLIALIGISGSGKTTFAREHFKPTEVLSSDVFRGLVSDDENDQSATKDAFDALRHIAGIRLRAGRRVVIDATNVQKHARAELVALARSFDVLPVAIVLDTPESVAWERTQGRTDRGFGRGVLKRQSQDLRRSLRELGREGFRKVHIVRDPAEVEISYQRAWNDRRELTGPFDIIGDVHGCRSELESLLGELGWELVRDEAGRAVDATHPAGRQAVFVGDLVDRGPDSPGVLRLVMGMTASGAALCVPGNHEQKLLRALRGRKVTVSHGLAETLAQLEHEPPEFVDAAARWIDELVSHLRLDGGNLVVAHAGLKQEYHGRASGRVRDFCLYGETTGETDEYGLPVRYPWARDYRGAAMVVYGHVPTSKVEWVNNTVCLDTGAVFGGELTALRYPEKTFVAVPAEDTHYEPIRPLGEVEPARDDTTLSLADVTGRRHLRTDYGTVLVDAESSAAALEVMSRFAIDPRALLWLPPTMSPPSTSTVEGYLEHPTEAFADYRAAGVDRVVCEEKHMGSRAVLLVCRDTDVAATRFGIGDGCSGAIHTRTGRSFFADAVLTETLLTRVRAAAGPLFDELDTDWLLFDGELLPWSAKAGALIRTQYAATGAAARAALPAAVATLDAGLARGLDLGALRDRTAARATHAEDFVAAYRRYCWPTTDLDGVQFAPFALLASAGASHAGRDHGWHLAISDRLVEADPSTFRATGRRVVDLSDPATEAEATAWWLALTEAGGEGMVIKPHAGLSHRANGKLVQPGIKCRGREYLRIIYGPDYTAPDHLTRLRERALSRKRGLALREHGLGLAALDAVATGEPLWRVHELVFAILAMESVPTDPRL; from the coding sequence AGAACGACCAGTCCGCGACCAAGGACGCCTTCGACGCGCTGCGCCACATCGCGGGGATCCGGTTGCGCGCGGGGCGACGGGTGGTCATCGACGCCACCAACGTGCAAAAGCACGCCCGTGCCGAATTGGTCGCGCTGGCACGCTCTTTCGACGTGTTGCCGGTGGCGATCGTGCTCGACACCCCCGAGTCCGTCGCCTGGGAACGGACCCAGGGTCGCACCGATCGTGGCTTCGGTCGCGGGGTGTTGAAGCGGCAGAGCCAGGATCTGCGCCGGTCGCTGCGCGAGCTGGGCCGGGAGGGGTTCCGCAAGGTGCACATCGTGCGCGATCCGGCCGAGGTCGAGATCAGCTACCAGCGCGCGTGGAACGACCGGCGCGAGCTCACCGGCCCGTTCGACATCATCGGCGACGTGCACGGCTGCCGGTCCGAATTGGAGAGCCTGCTGGGCGAACTGGGCTGGGAGCTGGTCCGCGACGAGGCGGGCCGGGCTGTCGACGCCACCCATCCGGCGGGTCGCCAGGCGGTGTTCGTCGGTGATCTGGTCGACCGAGGTCCCGATTCGCCTGGCGTGCTGCGGCTGGTGATGGGGATGACGGCCAGCGGTGCGGCGCTGTGTGTGCCGGGCAATCACGAGCAGAAGCTGCTCCGGGCACTGCGCGGGCGCAAGGTGACGGTGTCGCACGGGCTGGCCGAGACGCTGGCCCAGCTCGAGCACGAGCCGCCGGAGTTCGTCGACGCGGCGGCGCGGTGGATCGACGAGCTGGTCAGTCACCTGCGGTTGGACGGCGGGAATCTGGTCGTCGCGCACGCGGGTCTGAAGCAGGAGTATCACGGGCGGGCGTCGGGGCGGGTGCGCGATTTCTGTCTGTACGGCGAAACCACCGGGGAGACAGACGAATACGGGCTGCCGGTGCGGTACCCGTGGGCGCGTGACTATCGGGGCGCGGCGATGGTCGTCTACGGGCATGTGCCGACCTCGAAGGTGGAGTGGGTCAACAACACCGTGTGCCTCGACACCGGTGCGGTGTTCGGTGGTGAGCTGACAGCCCTGCGCTATCCGGAGAAGACCTTCGTCGCGGTGCCGGCCGAGGACACGCACTACGAGCCGATCCGGCCGCTGGGTGAGGTGGAACCCGCGCGCGACGACACCACGCTGTCCCTCGCCGATGTCACCGGGCGCAGGCACCTGCGCACCGACTACGGCACGGTACTGGTCGACGCCGAGAGTTCCGCGGCGGCGCTCGAGGTGATGAGCCGGTTCGCGATCGACCCGCGCGCGCTGCTGTGGCTGCCGCCGACCATGTCACCGCCGTCGACGTCGACGGTCGAGGGCTACCTCGAGCACCCGACCGAGGCGTTCGCCGACTATCGCGCCGCGGGCGTGGACCGGGTCGTGTGCGAGGAGAAGCACATGGGCTCACGCGCCGTGCTGCTCGTCTGCCGCGATACCGACGTTGCCGCAACACGTTTCGGTATCGGCGACGGCTGTTCCGGGGCGATCCACACCCGGACCGGGCGCTCGTTCTTCGCCGATGCCGTACTGACCGAGACGCTGCTGACCCGGGTGCGCGCGGCGGCCGGACCGCTGTTCGACGAACTCGACACCGACTGGCTGCTGTTCGACGGTGAGCTGCTGCCCTGGTCGGCCAAGGCCGGTGCGCTGATCCGCACGCAGTACGCCGCCACCGGCGCGGCCGCGCGCGCCGCACTGCCCGCAGCCGTGGCCACCCTCGATGCCGGTCTGGCGCGCGGGCTCGACCTCGGCGCCCTGCGCGATCGGACGGCCGCGCGCGCCACCCACGCCGAGGATTTCGTCGCCGCGTATCGCCGATACTGCTGGCCGACAACCGATCTCGACGGCGTCCAGTTCGCGCCGTTCGCCCTGCTCGCCAGTGCGGGCGCCAGCCACGCCGGACGCGACCACGGCTGGCACCTGGCGATCAGCGACCGGCTGGTCGAGGCCGACCCGTCGACCTTCCGCGCCACCGGCCGTCGGGTGGTCGACCTGTCCGACCCCGCCACCGAGGCGGAGGCCACCGCCTGGTGGCTCGCGCTGACCGAGGCGGGCGGCGAGGGCATGGTGATCAAGCCCCACGCCGGCCTGTCACACCGTGCCAACGGCAAGCTCGTCCAGCCCGGCATCAAATGCCGCGGCCGCGAGTACCTGCGCATCATCTACGGCCCCGACTACACCGCCCCCGACCACCTCACCCGCCTACGCGAGCGCGCCCTCAGCCGCAAACGCGGCCTCGCCCTGCGCGAACACGGCCTCGGCCTGGCCGCCCTGGACGCCGTCGCGACCGGCGAACCGCTGTGGCGGGTCCACGAACTGGTCTTCGCGATCCTGGCGATGGAATCGGTCCCCACCGATCCCCGACTCTGA
- a CDS encoding NADH:flavin oxidoreductase, protein MTDENAHRAADALARPFTVRGSTSPNRIAMAPMTRQFSPDGVPGQDVADYYGRRAAGGVGLIITEGTYVDHASAGTSDQIPRFYGADAFAGWSNVVDTVHRAGGTIMPQLWHVGVTRTEGAPPIADAQPVGPSGISLTGKPKGRAMTQRDLDDVVAAFAAAAAAAERLGFDGIELHGAHGYLIDQFLWAGTNRRTDAYGGDILARTRFAAEIVAACRAAVSDAFPIVFRMSQWKSGAYEAKLAQNPQELDTILTPLVEAGADVFHASTRRYWLPEFDGSDLNLAGWVKKISGAPTITVGSVGLDGDFFGALATGENSAVTGIDQLLDRIERDEFDLVAVGRALIADPEWAIKTLTGRTESITPFDGAMLKTLH, encoded by the coding sequence GTGACCGACGAGAACGCCCACCGGGCAGCCGACGCGCTCGCGCGACCCTTCACGGTGCGCGGCTCGACCTCGCCCAACCGCATCGCCATGGCGCCGATGACCAGGCAGTTCTCGCCCGACGGCGTCCCCGGTCAGGACGTGGCGGACTACTACGGTCGACGCGCGGCCGGAGGTGTCGGGCTGATCATCACCGAGGGCACCTACGTCGACCATGCCTCGGCCGGTACCAGTGACCAGATCCCACGGTTCTACGGGGCGGACGCCTTCGCCGGCTGGTCGAACGTGGTCGACACCGTCCATCGCGCGGGCGGCACGATCATGCCGCAGCTGTGGCACGTGGGGGTCACCCGCACCGAGGGCGCCCCGCCGATCGCCGACGCGCAGCCGGTCGGACCCTCCGGGATCTCGCTGACCGGTAAACCCAAGGGCCGCGCCATGACTCAGCGGGATCTCGACGATGTCGTCGCCGCGTTCGCCGCCGCGGCCGCCGCGGCCGAGCGCCTCGGCTTCGACGGCATCGAGTTGCACGGCGCCCACGGCTATCTCATCGACCAGTTCCTCTGGGCGGGCACCAACCGCCGCACCGACGCCTATGGCGGCGACATCCTTGCCCGCACCCGCTTCGCCGCCGAGATCGTGGCGGCCTGCCGCGCGGCGGTCTCGGACGCCTTCCCGATCGTCTTCCGCATGTCGCAGTGGAAGTCGGGCGCCTACGAGGCGAAACTCGCGCAGAACCCTCAGGAACTCGACACCATCCTCACCCCGCTGGTCGAGGCCGGCGCCGACGTCTTCCACGCCTCCACCCGCCGCTACTGGCTGCCCGAATTCGACGGCTCCGACCTCAACCTCGCCGGTTGGGTGAAGAAGATCAGCGGCGCGCCGACCATCACCGTCGGCTCGGTAGGCCTCGACGGCGACTTCTTCGGCGCCCTCGCCACTGGCGAGAACTCCGCCGTCACCGGCATCGACCAACTCCTCGACCGCATCGAACGCGACGAATTCGACCTGGTCGCTGTGGGCCGGGCCCTCATCGCCGACCCTGAATGGGCCATCAAAACCCTCACCGGTCGCACCGAATCCATCACCCCCTTCGATGGGGCAATGCTGAAAACCCTGCACTGA
- a CDS encoding DUF1707 SHOCT-like domain-containing protein, with amino-acid sequence MAESLPDDDLRVGNPERERAIALLNDAFAAGYLEISEFEERSLVAYSARTRGELRGVLAQLPVAGQLFPDAVARPGAMVPAPVGVAPMEIEADWTTVRRKGLWQVPARLLIIGSWGTIDLNFVKAEFLGPSVDIELQVSVSTVKLMLGADHTIDYGDVESIGWSSVKDKAGPPKRPGGQVIRLYGAISGMSGVVIRRR; translated from the coding sequence ATGGCCGAATCACTCCCTGACGACGATTTGCGGGTCGGCAACCCGGAGCGTGAACGCGCCATCGCGTTGCTCAATGACGCGTTCGCCGCGGGATATCTCGAGATCTCCGAGTTCGAGGAGCGGTCGCTGGTGGCATACAGCGCACGGACGCGCGGTGAGTTGCGCGGCGTGCTGGCACAGCTTCCCGTTGCCGGACAGTTGTTTCCCGATGCGGTAGCGCGGCCGGGCGCGATGGTGCCGGCGCCGGTCGGCGTGGCGCCGATGGAGATCGAGGCGGATTGGACCACGGTCCGTCGCAAGGGTCTGTGGCAGGTGCCCGCGCGGCTGCTGATCATCGGTTCGTGGGGCACGATCGACCTGAACTTCGTCAAGGCCGAGTTCCTTGGTCCGAGTGTCGATATCGAACTGCAGGTGTCGGTGTCGACGGTCAAGTTGATGCTCGGCGCCGACCACACGATCGACTACGGCGATGTCGAGTCCATCGGCTGGTCCAGCGTGAAGGACAAAGCGGGGCCACCGAAACGCCCTGGCGGGCAGGTGATCCGGTTGTACGGGGCGATCTCGGGAATGAGTGGAGTCGTCATCCGTCGGCGTTGA
- a CDS encoding FAD-dependent oxidoreductase, which yields MPKATFSQVVGTDNLRSGQRASVPNLMLAGDWTRTDWSATMASAVQSAERAVEALLTQPNGSR from the coding sequence ATGCCGAAGGCGACGTTCTCCCAGGTCGTCGGCACCGACAACCTGCGCTCCGGCCAGCGCGCCTCGGTCCCGAACCTGATGCTGGCGGGCGACTGGACCCGCACCGACTGGTCGGCCACGATGGCGAGCGCCGTCCAGAGCGCCGAACGTGCCGTCGAAGCGCTTCTCACGCAGCCGAACGGGAGCCGCTGA
- a CDS encoding adenylate/guanylate cyclase domain-containing protein, translating to MTTVVITVLAIVAAGEAVGLITLSILLARSRRKRRAPRRSTTTQRLVVGSREAVRTAWQAADLVRAKGFRAAVLTSIEDLAGWAQVERPDLARLAPDGNVVIMFSDIEQSTALNEQLGDRAWVKLLGRHHRLVERCVHSHQGHVVKNQGDGYMIAFAAPDRAVRCGVAIQAALHKDVESRSETDFRVRIGIHMGTSVRRGDDLFGRNVAMAARVTAQAEGGEVLISEPVLEAIGSRSDLTIGTARDATLKGLRGTHRLTPVCAAR from the coding sequence GTGACCACAGTCGTGATCACCGTGCTCGCGATCGTCGCCGCCGGTGAAGCCGTCGGCTTGATCACCCTGTCGATCCTGCTGGCCCGCAGTCGGCGCAAACGCCGAGCCCCGCGCCGGTCGACGACTACGCAGCGGTTGGTGGTGGGCAGCCGCGAAGCGGTGCGAACCGCCTGGCAGGCCGCGGACCTGGTCCGGGCCAAAGGCTTTCGAGCCGCAGTGCTGACCTCCATCGAAGACCTCGCGGGCTGGGCACAGGTCGAACGTCCCGACCTGGCCAGGCTGGCCCCAGACGGCAACGTCGTGATCATGTTCTCCGACATCGAACAGTCGACCGCCCTGAACGAACAACTGGGCGACCGAGCCTGGGTCAAGCTGCTGGGACGCCACCATCGCCTGGTCGAACGATGCGTGCACAGCCACCAGGGTCATGTGGTCAAGAACCAAGGTGACGGGTACATGATCGCCTTCGCCGCTCCCGATCGTGCGGTCCGATGCGGTGTGGCCATCCAGGCGGCATTGCACAAGGATGTCGAATCGCGCAGCGAGACCGATTTCCGGGTCCGGATCGGTATCCACATGGGGACTTCCGTTCGCCGGGGCGATGATCTGTTCGGACGCAACGTCGCCATGGCCGCGCGCGTCACCGCCCAGGCCGAGGGTGGCGAGGTCCTCATCAGCGAACCGGTGCTCGAGGCCATCGGCAGCAGGAGCGATCTCACCATCGGGACGGCTCGTGACGCGACACTGAAGGGTCTGCGAGGCACGCACCGCCTCACCCCGGTGTGCGCGGCGCGCTGA
- a CDS encoding disulfide bond formation protein DsbA — translation MAEIDLYVDPVCPFAWVTSRWLLAAAEGSPHTVRLRQMSLAVLNDDHDVDADHQPMIERSRRLGRVFTAATATAGHDAFARLYDTLGGSGGSPIIVIDGHGFNGPVLTESPTAQHGPALLDALVTAATTPGFAALHRPYQSPPRIETTPEDTH, via the coding sequence ATGGCCGAAATCGACCTGTACGTCGATCCCGTATGCCCGTTCGCGTGGGTCACCTCCCGGTGGCTGCTCGCCGCCGCCGAGGGCAGCCCACACACGGTGCGGCTGCGACAGATGAGCCTGGCCGTGCTCAACGACGACCACGACGTCGACGCTGATCATCAGCCGATGATCGAGCGCTCACGCCGACTGGGACGGGTGTTCACCGCAGCCACCGCCACCGCAGGACACGACGCGTTCGCGCGGCTGTACGACACGCTCGGCGGCAGCGGTGGCAGTCCGATCATCGTCATCGACGGACACGGCTTCAACGGCCCCGTCCTCACCGAAAGTCCTACCGCGCAACACGGTCCGGCTCTGCTCGACGCGCTCGTCACCGCCGCGACCACTCCCGGATTCGCCGCGCTACATCGCCCCTACCAAAGCCCACCCCGCATCGAGACCACCCCAGAGGACACCCACTGA
- a CDS encoding SPFH domain-containing protein, whose product MADISGYPGLRHLRGAPTVHVRHVRRGEVLHDGTGLSFWFRPSTAVLSEVPVDDRELPMLFHARTRDSQDVTVQLTVTYRCADPETATSRIDFSIDPDTGIWRQDPLSQIANTLTENAQQHALEVLATLDLETAIRTGVDKVEEATTRKLTAGHIGLEIIDIRVVAIRPDAEMEKALQTTIREKVQQEADRATFERRALAVERERAISENELQNQIELAKREELLVVQRGANALEKAEYQARASRIADNAKAEGIRKLAEAEAAGEKARLDVYREIPQKMLYALAAKELAGNLPEIGSITLTPDMIAPILQRLTR is encoded by the coding sequence ATGGCAGACATCAGTGGCTACCCAGGACTGCGGCATCTCAGGGGAGCCCCGACCGTCCATGTCAGGCATGTTCGCAGGGGTGAGGTCCTGCACGACGGCACCGGTCTGAGCTTCTGGTTCCGTCCGAGCACCGCGGTCCTCAGCGAGGTGCCGGTGGACGACCGCGAGCTGCCGATGCTCTTCCACGCCCGCACCCGCGACTCCCAGGACGTCACCGTCCAGCTCACGGTCACCTACCGCTGCGCCGATCCCGAGACGGCGACGAGCAGGATCGACTTCTCGATCGACCCCGACACGGGAATCTGGCGCCAGGATCCGCTGAGCCAGATCGCGAACACTCTCACCGAGAACGCCCAGCAACACGCCCTCGAGGTTCTCGCCACGCTCGACCTGGAGACCGCCATCCGCACCGGCGTCGACAAGGTCGAGGAAGCCACCACGCGCAAGCTGACCGCGGGCCATATCGGACTGGAGATCATCGACATCCGCGTCGTCGCGATCCGCCCCGACGCGGAGATGGAGAAGGCGCTTCAGACCACGATCCGGGAAAAGGTTCAGCAGGAAGCGGACAGAGCGACCTTCGAGCGGCGCGCGCTCGCCGTCGAACGCGAGCGCGCGATCAGCGAGAACGAACTGCAGAATCAGATCGAGCTGGCGAAGCGAGAGGAACTCCTGGTCGTCCAGCGCGGCGCGAACGCGCTCGAGAAGGCCGAGTACCAGGCCAGGGCGAGCAGGATCGCCGACAATGCCAAAGCCGAAGGCATCCGCAAGCTCGCCGAGGCCGAAGCCGCCGGTGAGAAGGCCCGTCTGGACGTGTACCGGGAGATCCCGCAGAAGATGCTCTACGCGCTGGCCGCCAAGGAGCTCGCGGGCAACCTGCCGGAAATCGGCAGCATCACCCTGACCCCGGACATGATCGCGCCGATCCTGCAACGGCTCACCCGATGA
- a CDS encoding DUF1254 domain-containing protein encodes MSVLSSDLRTVSYEAYVYLYSLVTMDVTRRQQTNSPAGATPGFGPPNQFHHLRELPDVGFRAVVRPNFDTLYSSAWLDLAAGPVQIHLPDSHDRYYMMPMLDAWTDAFATPGKRTTGTEAQDYVVVGPSCRGQLPAGIPVIQAPTPIVWVIGRTQVNGPDDYAAVNEFQAGLRITELGDRPPFVPDPGLVSQIEPLREVNEMPATEFFSHAATVLKTIPAHSTDFSILARISLLGIVVGQDFDAKRFSAADLAEIDAGVGAARADLLAARTTMIPPIDGWMSILHNIGVYGNDYFRRSAITLVGLGANPAEDAIYPLLVRDAAGNPLVGDDDYVLHFDAGKLPPVAAFWSVTMYDLEGFQIANELDRYALGDRDPLNYNADGSLDIYISHQNPGPDREPNWLPAPTGPMGITLRLYAPAAEALDGTWTPPPVHKAS; translated from the coding sequence ATGAGCGTGTTGTCCAGCGATCTGCGAACCGTCAGCTACGAGGCGTATGTCTACTTGTACTCGTTGGTCACGATGGATGTCACTCGCCGGCAGCAGACGAACTCCCCGGCCGGTGCAACCCCGGGGTTCGGACCGCCGAACCAGTTCCATCACCTGCGCGAATTGCCTGATGTCGGTTTCCGCGCGGTCGTACGCCCGAACTTCGACACGCTGTACTCGTCGGCGTGGCTGGACCTTGCCGCCGGCCCGGTCCAGATTCATCTTCCCGACAGTCACGACCGGTACTACATGATGCCGATGCTCGACGCCTGGACGGACGCATTCGCCACCCCTGGTAAACGAACAACCGGCACCGAGGCCCAGGATTATGTCGTCGTCGGGCCGAGCTGTCGCGGCCAGTTGCCCGCTGGCATCCCGGTGATTCAGGCGCCGACGCCGATCGTGTGGGTGATCGGGCGAACTCAGGTGAACGGCCCCGATGACTACGCGGCGGTCAACGAGTTCCAGGCCGGACTGCGGATCACCGAACTCGGTGACCGCCCGCCATTCGTCCCCGATCCGGGCCTGGTCAGCCAGATCGAACCGCTCCGCGAGGTCAACGAGATGCCCGCGACGGAGTTCTTCAGCCACGCTGCCACGGTATTGAAGACGATCCCCGCCCACTCGACCGACTTCTCCATCCTCGCCCGCATCTCGTTGCTCGGTATCGTTGTCGGCCAGGACTTCGACGCGAAGCGGTTCTCCGCGGCAGACCTCGCCGAGATCGACGCGGGCGTCGGTGCAGCGCGCGCCGACCTCCTCGCCGCGCGAACCACGATGATCCCGCCCATCGACGGCTGGATGAGCATCCTGCACAACATCGGCGTCTACGGCAACGACTACTTCCGCAGGTCTGCGATCACCTTGGTCGGCCTCGGTGCCAATCCCGCCGAGGACGCGATCTACCCCTTGCTGGTTCGTGACGCCGCGGGCAACCCGCTCGTCGGTGACGACGACTATGTGCTCCACTTCGACGCCGGGAAGCTGCCGCCGGTCGCGGCGTTCTGGTCGGTCACGATGTATGACCTCGAGGGCTTCCAGATCGCCAACGAACTCGACCGCTACGCCCTCGGCGACCGCGATCCGCTGAACTACAACGCCGACGGATCGCTCGACATCTACATCTCGCACCAGAACCCGGGCCCCGACCGCGAACCGAACTGGTTGCCCGCACCAACCGGTCCCATGGGCATCACCCTGCGCCTCTACGCGCCCGCCGCCGAGGCCCTCGACGGAACCTGGACCCCGCCGCCGGTCCACAAAGCGTCATGA
- a CDS encoding ABC transporter ATP-binding protein produces the protein MTSIEVRELSKVYRGTRAVDGIDFSVRPGRVTGFLGPNGAGKSTTMRLILGLDRPSSGTATIGGRRFRDIDWPLHTVGALLDAAAAHPARTAHAHLLALAVGNRIPASRVTAVLEEVGLGGVAGRRVRTYSLGMRQRLGIAAALLGDPPVIMLDEPSNGLDPEGIIWIRETLRRLAGEGRTVLVSSHLMGETAAFADHLLVLGRGRVLADTALQTFISDHVQPRVRVRTTDEARLREVVAGAGLDAIEDSGRWFVQGRRLDQIGPLLVDAGVPILELAEEQASLEQAYLQLTSADSEYAAATPTLEKA, from the coding sequence ATGACCAGTATCGAAGTCCGCGAACTCAGCAAAGTCTATCGAGGCACCAGGGCTGTCGACGGGATCGACTTCTCGGTACGTCCCGGGCGCGTCACCGGATTCCTCGGCCCCAACGGCGCGGGCAAGTCGACCACGATGCGGCTGATCCTCGGCCTGGATCGGCCGAGTTCGGGGACAGCGACAATCGGCGGTCGCCGATTTCGCGACATCGACTGGCCGCTGCACACGGTCGGCGCCCTGCTCGATGCCGCCGCCGCGCATCCGGCCCGCACCGCGCATGCCCATCTCCTCGCGCTCGCCGTCGGCAACCGCATCCCGGCCAGCCGGGTCACCGCGGTCCTCGAGGAGGTCGGGCTGGGGGGCGTGGCCGGGCGCCGGGTTCGCACCTATTCGCTCGGTATGCGCCAGCGTCTCGGTATCGCCGCCGCGCTACTCGGTGATCCACCGGTGATCATGCTCGACGAACCGTCCAACGGGCTCGACCCGGAGGGGATCATCTGGATTCGGGAAACGCTGCGCCGCTTGGCGGGGGAGGGCCGTACCGTGCTCGTCTCCAGTCACCTGATGGGCGAGACCGCGGCGTTCGCCGACCATCTGCTCGTGCTGGGTCGCGGTCGGGTACTTGCCGATACCGCTCTGCAGACCTTCATCAGCGATCACGTGCAGCCGCGAGTCCGCGTGCGTACGACCGACGAGGCGCGGTTGCGCGAGGTAGTGGCCGGGGCCGGACTCGATGCGATCGAGGACTCCGGGCGCTGGTTCGTCCAAGGCCGGCGCCTCGACCAGATCGGCCCGCTGCTCGTGGACGCGGGCGTCCCGATCCTCGAACTCGCCGAGGAGCAGGCGTCGCTGGAACAGGCATACCTCCAATTGACCTCGGCCGACAGCGAATACGCGGCCGCGACCCCCACACTCGAGAAGGCATGA
- a CDS encoding sensor histidine kinase produces the protein MVFTTLLRPLARSVTYSRGLHLALPMIAVALWMFIDKHSPWVPLLLAVPIGLIPGMRLAEAIQAQLFLTPHERGATDASIAVAPAADWADRWRTVLWLEIRLLLSVTLFGAGIPAILLCSDLVRAALGAEPTRDTLLHLAGPQWWYALVAPLPILVLLVLLVGLGELVTACARWLLGPSASARLHALEERTERLLENNRIARELHDSIGHSLTAMVLQAGAARTTGEPEFTGTALAAIEDTGRAALEDLERVLAVLREPSTPVGQRPMLTAASRLFDSARSAGATIDADITGPIERVSGPISREGYRILQESLTNALRHAGGVAVRVRVRADAHWLELEVSNPVPASASDRAVPAGHGSGLRGIRERAELLGGDARMGLADGQWRTWVRLPTHSLR, from the coding sequence ATGGTGTTCACAACACTGTTGCGGCCACTGGCGCGTTCGGTGACCTATTCCCGCGGACTGCATCTGGCCCTGCCGATGATCGCGGTGGCACTGTGGATGTTCATCGACAAGCACAGTCCCTGGGTACCGCTCCTGCTGGCCGTGCCGATCGGCTTGATCCCAGGAATGCGGCTGGCCGAGGCGATCCAGGCTCAACTGTTTCTCACCCCACACGAACGCGGGGCCACCGATGCCTCGATCGCCGTGGCGCCCGCCGCCGACTGGGCGGATCGCTGGCGTACCGTGCTGTGGCTCGAGATCCGGTTGTTGTTGAGCGTGACACTGTTCGGTGCCGGCATACCGGCGATCCTGCTGTGCTCGGATCTCGTGAGAGCGGCGCTGGGCGCCGAGCCCACGCGGGACACGCTGCTACATCTCGCCGGTCCGCAGTGGTGGTACGCGCTTGTCGCGCCGCTACCGATCCTCGTCCTGCTCGTCCTGCTCGTCGGCCTCGGCGAGTTGGTCACCGCCTGTGCGCGGTGGTTGCTCGGCCCGTCGGCCTCGGCACGGCTGCACGCGCTGGAAGAACGCACCGAGCGGCTGCTGGAGAACAACCGTATCGCCCGGGAATTGCACGACTCGATCGGCCACTCGCTCACCGCGATGGTGTTGCAGGCCGGCGCCGCCCGCACGACCGGTGAGCCGGAGTTCACCGGCACCGCGCTCGCCGCGATCGAAGACACGGGCCGCGCCGCGTTGGAGGATCTGGAGCGCGTGCTCGCAGTGCTGCGTGAGCCGAGCACACCCGTGGGCCAGCGTCCGATGCTGACCGCGGCATCTCGACTGTTCGACTCGGCCCGTTCGGCGGGAGCCACCATCGATGCCGACATCACCGGCCCCATCGAACGGGTTTCCGGTCCGATCTCGCGCGAGGGCTATCGAATTCTGCAGGAATCACTCACCAACGCCCTGCGCCATGCGGGCGGTGTCGCCGTGCGGGTTCGGGTGCGCGCGGACGCGCACTGGCTCGAGCTGGAGGTGTCGAATCCGGTCCCCGCATCTGCGTCCGATCGAGCTGTCCCGGCCGGTCACGGCAGCGGGCTGCGCGGGATTCGGGAACGTGCCGAACTACTCGGCGGCGATGCTCGCATGGGTCTGGCGGACGGGCAGTGGCGGACATGGGTGCGGCTACCGACCCACAGCCTAAGGTGA
- a CDS encoding response regulator transcription factor, giving the protein MTISVLLVDDEPLARAGLRAILDAQEGITVVGEAADGVSVVGEVKRLRPDVVAMDVRMPLLDGIEATRTVLRAIPDPPKILIITTFENDDYVYEALRAGADGFLLKRARPAEIANAVRTVAQGDSVLYPAAVRSLAAGRRNDSARAIVERADLTQREVAVLRLMTKGLSNAEIAADLYVGSETVKTHVSSILAKFGARDRTQAVIVAYESGFV; this is encoded by the coding sequence GTGACCATCTCGGTGCTGCTGGTGGACGACGAACCGTTGGCGCGGGCGGGACTGCGGGCGATTCTCGATGCGCAGGAGGGAATTACGGTGGTCGGCGAAGCGGCCGACGGCGTGTCGGTGGTCGGCGAGGTCAAACGACTGCGCCCGGATGTCGTCGCCATGGACGTGCGAATGCCGCTGCTCGACGGGATCGAAGCCACCCGGACGGTACTTCGAGCCATCCCGGACCCACCGAAGATCCTGATCATCACCACCTTCGAAAACGACGACTACGTCTACGAGGCCTTGCGCGCCGGCGCCGACGGGTTCCTGCTCAAACGCGCTCGCCCCGCCGAGATCGCGAACGCGGTACGCACCGTCGCACAAGGCGATTCGGTGCTCTACCCGGCCGCGGTCCGGTCGCTGGCGGCGGGCCGCAGAAACGACAGCGCACGCGCGATAGTGGAGCGCGCCGACCTCACGCAACGAGAAGTGGCGGTCCTGCGACTGATGACGAAAGGGCTGTCGAACGCGGAGATCGCGGCCGACCTGTACGTCGGGTCGGAAACGGTGAAGACCCATGTCAGCTCGATCCTGGCGAAATTCGGCGCCCGAGACCGCACCCAGGCGGTCATCGTGGCCTACGAATCCGGATTCGTGTAG